In a single window of the Gemmatimonadota bacterium genome:
- a CDS encoding Gfo/Idh/MocA family oxidoreductase has translation MKIPTRLGVGFIGSGFNTRFHIQSWTGVRDADVRGVYSPNYKNAASAAALANQLNVGPAKAYKSITEMVADPDIHAIWLCGPNHARIENVREICDALQSGKGELLGIACEKPLARGVSEAKEVLKLITKAGIKHGYLENQLFSPGIIRGRDLIWARGAKTTGRPYLARAAEEHSGPHNAWFWQGDKQGGGVLSDMMCHSVEVVRYLLTEPGKPRSSLKPVSINGRIASLKWSRPHYAKQLKARYGKEVDYLKRPSEDFASVSITYETPEGLHVVGEASTSWSFVGAGLRLSAELLGPEYSMSWNTLNSELACFFSREVQGKAGEDLVEKQNAEMGLMPVVPDEASTYGYTNENRHFVNVFLGREQAILTWQDGLEVMQTLMTAYMSAEQEKTVAFPPRGLDAFMPAVAKGTWKP, from the coding sequence ATGAAAATCCCAACGCGGTTAGGCGTCGGCTTCATCGGTTCCGGCTTCAACACCCGCTTCCACATCCAGTCGTGGACCGGCGTGCGCGACGCCGATGTCCGCGGTGTCTACTCACCGAACTACAAGAACGCGGCCTCGGCTGCGGCGCTCGCCAATCAGCTCAATGTCGGCCCGGCCAAGGCGTACAAGTCGATCACCGAGATGGTGGCCGACCCCGACATCCACGCGATCTGGCTCTGCGGCCCCAATCACGCCCGCATCGAGAACGTCCGCGAGATCTGCGACGCACTCCAGAGCGGCAAGGGCGAACTCCTCGGCATTGCCTGCGAGAAGCCGCTTGCGCGTGGCGTGAGTGAGGCGAAGGAAGTCCTCAAGCTGATCACCAAGGCCGGCATCAAGCACGGCTATCTCGAGAACCAGCTCTTCTCGCCCGGCATCATCCGTGGCCGCGACCTGATCTGGGCGCGTGGTGCCAAGACCACCGGCCGGCCGTACCTCGCGCGCGCGGCGGAGGAGCACAGCGGTCCGCACAACGCCTGGTTCTGGCAGGGCGACAAGCAGGGCGGGGGCGTGCTGAGCGACATGATGTGTCACTCGGTCGAGGTGGTGCGCTATCTCCTGACCGAACCGGGGAAGCCGCGCTCGTCGCTGAAGCCGGTGAGCATCAACGGCCGCATCGCCTCACTGAAGTGGAGCCGGCCGCACTACGCCAAGCAGCTCAAGGCACGCTACGGCAAGGAAGTCGATTACCTCAAGCGGCCGAGTGAAGACTTCGCGTCTGTCTCGATCACCTACGAGACTCCTGAAGGGCTGCACGTCGTTGGCGAAGCGAGCACGTCGTGGAGCTTTGTTGGCGCAGGCCTCCGCCTCTCGGCCGAATTGCTCGGTCCCGAATACTCGATGAGCTGGAACACGCTCAACAGCGAACTCGCCTGCTTCTTCTCGCGCGAAGTGCAGGGGAAGGCCGGCGAGGACCTGGTCGAGAAGCAGAACGCCGAGATGGGGCTGATGCCGGTGGTACCCGACGAGGCCTCCACTTATGGCTACACCAACGAGAATCGCCACTTCGTGAATGTCTTCCTCGGCCGCGAGCAGGCCATCCTCACCTGGCAGGATGGTCTCGAGGTGATGCAGACCCTGATGACCGCCTATATGAGTGCCGAACAGGAGAAGACCGTCGCCTTCCCGCCGCGCGGGCTCGATGCCTTCATGCCTGCCGTCGCCAAGGGGACCTGGAAGCCGTAA
- a CDS encoding TIM barrel protein: MPSRRTFLASSAVTLGAMASGNPAAAQRTAAAGVGAAIPGRIKQSVCRWCFGGIPYDDFCEMAKRVGLGAIDLVDQKDWALVQKHGLAISTSNSTSRRDFIPRGLNDRANHELILGELSAVIPAAAKAGIPNVIAMFGNKGTITTEDGIAACAEGLAKIAPLAEKEGVTVILEMLNSRVDHHGFQGDTSAFGIAVAEKVNSPRVRLLYDIYHMQISEGDIIRSIRTNGKWFAHYHTAGNPGRNELAADQELQYPAIAKAIADSGFTGWLAHEFMPKGDAEAGLRQAAAACTV, from the coding sequence ATGCCCTCCCGCCGCACCTTTCTCGCGTCTTCGGCAGTGACACTTGGGGCAATGGCATCCGGAAACCCGGCCGCCGCGCAACGCACGGCGGCAGCGGGCGTGGGGGCGGCGATCCCAGGCCGCATTAAGCAGTCCGTCTGCCGCTGGTGCTTCGGCGGGATTCCCTACGACGACTTCTGCGAGATGGCGAAGCGCGTCGGCCTCGGCGCCATCGACCTGGTCGACCAGAAAGACTGGGCGCTGGTCCAGAAGCACGGCCTCGCGATCAGCACCTCCAACTCCACCTCGCGCCGCGACTTCATCCCGCGCGGACTCAATGACCGCGCCAATCACGAGCTGATTCTCGGCGAACTGAGCGCGGTCATCCCCGCCGCCGCGAAGGCCGGCATCCCCAACGTCATCGCAATGTTCGGCAACAAGGGCACCATCACCACCGAAGACGGCATCGCAGCGTGTGCCGAGGGGCTCGCGAAGATCGCGCCGCTGGCCGAGAAGGAAGGGGTGACGGTAATTCTCGAGATGCTCAACAGCCGCGTCGATCATCACGGCTTCCAGGGCGATACCTCGGCGTTCGGCATCGCCGTCGCCGAAAAGGTCAACTCACCGCGCGTCCGGCTGCTCTACGACATCTACCATATGCAGATCAGCGAAGGCGACATCATCCGCTCGATCCGCACCAATGGCAAATGGTTCGCGCACTATCACACGGCAGGGAACCCCGGTCGGAACGAACTGGCCGCCGATCAGGAGCTCCAGTATCCCGCCATCGCGAAAGCCATTGCTGACAGCGGCTTTACCGGCTGGCTGGCGCACGAGTTCATGCCGAAAGGAGACGCGGAGGCGGGGCTGCGACAGGCCGCTGCGGCGTGCACGGTCTGA
- a CDS encoding GMC family oxidoreductase, translating into MTLPSYDAIVVGSGMSGGWAAKELAEHGLRTLVLEAGRMITPERDYLMAAPASDFPYRLLNDPKETAEKFAIQRRSVGFGEDTKQFFIDDREHPYTLSEGSQFSWLRSRVLGGRSILWGRQVYRWSDLDFEANLRDGVGVDWPIRYADIAPWYEYVEKFVGISGEALGLSYLPDSHFQPAMQMSCAEEQVKAGLARAYGTTRVMTIGRTAVLTAPLNGRAPCHYCDSCSRGCTTGSYFNSVHATLPAAMKTGRCTIRPFSVVHSVMYNEQTRRATGVRVIDAESKQAIEFKAPLVFLCASSLESARILMNSATRSHPHGLGNSSDQLGRNLMDHIKGSGASGRVEGLDDKTSFGRRPNGIYIPRHHNLDPKKPDPKFIRGFGFQGGATGRGPLWGSAINRPGFGAEFKHAQRGVGGWNFSLGGFAECLPNPENRMQIDPAVKDAWGIPGVRISAKWRDNEIALQREMADSAAEMLEAAGVKNVVANRGAPPPMGQTNHEMGTARMGRSPKSSVLNKWNQLWDVPNVYVTDGAAMASSSCVNPSLTYMALTARAVDHAVRQLKQKKL; encoded by the coding sequence ATGACACTCCCCTCGTACGACGCCATCGTCGTCGGTTCCGGCATGTCGGGCGGCTGGGCCGCCAAGGAACTCGCCGAGCACGGCCTCCGCACCCTGGTGCTCGAGGCCGGGCGGATGATCACCCCCGAGCGCGACTACCTGATGGCCGCGCCGGCCTCGGACTTTCCCTACCGCCTGCTCAATGACCCGAAGGAAACCGCCGAGAAGTTCGCCATTCAGCGCCGCTCGGTCGGCTTCGGCGAAGACACCAAACAATTCTTCATCGACGACCGCGAACACCCATACACGCTCAGCGAAGGTTCGCAGTTCTCCTGGCTCCGCTCACGGGTGCTCGGCGGCCGCTCCATTCTCTGGGGCCGCCAGGTCTATCGCTGGAGCGACCTCGACTTCGAGGCCAATCTTCGCGACGGCGTTGGTGTCGACTGGCCAATTCGCTACGCCGACATCGCACCCTGGTACGAGTACGTCGAGAAGTTCGTCGGCATCTCTGGCGAAGCACTTGGCCTCTCCTACCTTCCCGACTCGCATTTCCAGCCTGCAATGCAAATGAGTTGCGCCGAAGAACAGGTGAAGGCCGGCCTTGCGAGGGCCTACGGCACCACCCGGGTGATGACCATCGGGCGCACCGCCGTACTCACCGCGCCACTCAATGGGCGTGCGCCGTGTCACTACTGCGATTCCTGCTCGCGCGGTTGCACCACCGGCTCGTATTTCAATTCGGTGCACGCCACACTGCCGGCGGCAATGAAGACCGGTCGCTGCACCATCCGGCCGTTCTCGGTGGTGCACTCGGTGATGTACAACGAACAGACCCGTCGTGCGACCGGGGTCCGGGTCATTGACGCCGAGAGCAAGCAGGCGATCGAGTTCAAGGCGCCGCTGGTCTTCCTCTGCGCCTCATCGCTCGAGTCGGCCCGGATCCTGATGAACAGCGCGACCCGCAGCCATCCGCACGGTCTCGGCAATTCCAGCGACCAGCTCGGTCGCAACCTCATGGATCACATCAAGGGATCCGGCGCGAGCGGTCGCGTCGAAGGGCTCGACGACAAGACCTCGTTCGGCCGCCGCCCCAATGGCATCTACATCCCGCGTCACCACAACCTCGATCCGAAGAAGCCCGATCCGAAGTTCATCCGCGGCTTTGGATTCCAGGGCGGCGCAACTGGGCGTGGGCCACTCTGGGGCTCGGCGATCAATCGCCCGGGGTTCGGCGCCGAGTTCAAGCACGCCCAGCGCGGTGTCGGTGGCTGGAACTTCTCGTTGGGGGGCTTTGCCGAATGCCTGCCGAATCCTGAGAACCGGATGCAGATCGATCCTGCCGTGAAGGACGCGTGGGGAATTCCGGGCGTCAGGATCTCGGCGAAGTGGCGTGACAACGAAATTGCCCTGCAACGCGAGATGGCCGATTCCGCGGCGGAAATGCTCGAGGCTGCCGGCGTGAAGAACGTGGTGGCCAACCGCGGCGCACCGCCGCCGATGGGGCAGACCAATCACGAGATGGGGACGGCGCGGATGGGACGAAGCCCGAAGAGCTCGGTGTTAAATAAGTGGAACCAGCTCTGGGACGTCCCCAATGTGTATGTCACCGATGGTGCCGCGATGGCGTCGTCGAGCTGCGTCAATCCGTCGCTGACGTACATGGCGCTCACGGCGCGTGCCGTGGATCACGCGGTCCGGCAGCTCAAGCAGAAGAAACTGTGA
- a CDS encoding sugar phosphate isomerase/epimerase, giving the protein MDRRTFVGALGAAGAASMLPSGGNLLAQEKLEKIGVQLYTVRDLMKVSVEKTLADVAAIGYQEVEFAGYFNRPPRAIKQLLDRNGLKSPSGHIGIDLLRGPWNRTLDESAEIGHKYLVVAWLDNKDRASLDALKKVADLFNRAAEDAKRYKIKLAYHNHDFEFTQVEGRRMYDVLLEETDPKLVQMEMDLYWIIKGGGTPEQYFAKWPERFPMVHVKDGGPAPEYAMTEVGKGTIKWAEIFARHKQAGIKHYFVEHDNPKDPMQSIATSYRYLRQLRF; this is encoded by the coding sequence ATGGACCGTCGAACGTTCGTAGGCGCACTCGGAGCAGCGGGAGCCGCATCGATGCTTCCCAGTGGCGGCAATCTCCTGGCGCAGGAAAAGCTCGAGAAGATCGGCGTCCAGCTCTACACGGTGCGCGACCTGATGAAGGTCAGCGTCGAGAAGACGCTCGCCGACGTGGCCGCCATCGGCTATCAGGAAGTGGAGTTCGCCGGCTACTTCAACCGGCCACCGCGTGCCATCAAGCAGCTGCTCGATCGCAACGGACTCAAGTCGCCGTCGGGACACATCGGCATCGACCTGCTGCGGGGGCCCTGGAACCGAACCCTCGACGAGTCGGCCGAGATCGGCCACAAGTACCTCGTGGTCGCCTGGCTCGACAACAAGGACCGCGCCTCACTCGATGCACTCAAGAAGGTCGCCGACCTCTTCAATCGCGCCGCCGAAGATGCCAAGCGCTACAAGATCAAGCTTGCCTATCACAACCACGACTTCGAATTCACCCAGGTCGAGGGACGCCGGATGTATGACGTCCTGCTCGAAGAGACCGATCCGAAGCTGGTGCAGATGGAGATGGACCTCTACTGGATCATCAAGGGCGGCGGCACGCCCGAGCAATATTTCGCGAAGTGGCCCGAGCGCTTCCCGATGGTGCACGTGAAAGACGGCGGCCCCGCGCCCGAGTACGCGATGACCGAAGTCGGCAAGGGGACTATCAAGTGGGCCGAGATTTTCGCGCGACACAAGCAGGCGGGCATCAAGCACTACTTCGTGGAGCACGACAACCCGAAGGATCCGATGCAGAGCATCGCGACGTCGTACCGATATCTCAGACAGCTGCGATTCTAG
- a CDS encoding GMC family oxidoreductase: MRRDVYDVVIVGSGAGGGMAAYELTKAGATVLLLEAGGMWDNTKDSDMLVAPWETPRRGGSTPDKPFGEHDACIGGWNVPGEPFTTAPGSRFQWWRARMVGGRTNHWGRISLRFGPDDFQHKSIDGLGDNWPITYDDVKPYYDEVDDLIGIFGSREGMRNHPDGKFLPAPKPRCWEMPIKKAADKHAVTCIPSRLSIITRPHNGRAACHYCGQCNRGCRTNSNFTSTNVLIAPALRTGKLTMRTDAMVREVSVGKDGLADGVIFIDKVRGEEMKVNAKVVVLAASACETARIMLNSKSAKFPQGLGNSSGMVGKYLTDTTGTDVGGFLPALADQPRHNCDGVGGAHLYMPWWLDNKKLDFPRGYHIEIWGGMGMPGYGVGGGMQNYAGGGGYGASLKSDVRKYWGTGVGFSGRGEMIPNEKSFCEIDPRAVDQWGIPVLRFHWEWSDYEYNQVKHMQETFRTLLQEMGAVVRSNMPTKEQGYGIATGGSIIHELGCVRMGSDPKASVLNEHCQTWDCKNVFVADGGPFVSQADKNPTWTILALSMRTSRYIAEQRKGGKL; the protein is encoded by the coding sequence ATGCGACGCGACGTCTATGACGTCGTCATCGTCGGTTCCGGGGCTGGCGGCGGTATGGCCGCCTACGAGCTCACCAAGGCCGGCGCGACAGTGCTCCTCCTCGAAGCCGGGGGGATGTGGGACAACACCAAAGACTCCGACATGCTGGTCGCGCCGTGGGAGACCCCGCGCCGCGGCGGTTCCACCCCCGACAAGCCGTTCGGCGAGCACGACGCCTGTATCGGTGGCTGGAACGTGCCGGGCGAGCCGTTCACGACTGCGCCGGGGAGCCGCTTCCAGTGGTGGCGCGCCCGGATGGTCGGCGGCCGCACCAATCACTGGGGCCGCATCTCGCTCCGCTTCGGCCCCGACGATTTCCAGCACAAGAGCATCGACGGTCTCGGCGACAACTGGCCGATCACCTACGATGACGTGAAGCCCTACTACGACGAAGTCGACGACCTGATCGGCATCTTCGGCTCGCGCGAAGGGATGCGCAATCATCCCGACGGCAAGTTCCTCCCCGCGCCGAAGCCGCGCTGCTGGGAGATGCCGATCAAGAAGGCCGCCGACAAGCACGCTGTCACCTGCATTCCGTCGCGACTCTCGATCATCACCCGGCCGCACAACGGCCGCGCCGCTTGCCACTACTGTGGTCAGTGCAACCGGGGCTGCCGCACCAACTCCAACTTCACCTCCACCAACGTGCTCATCGCACCGGCGCTTCGCACCGGCAAGCTGACGATGCGCACCGATGCGATGGTGCGTGAGGTGAGTGTCGGCAAGGACGGCCTCGCCGACGGCGTGATCTTCATCGACAAGGTCAGGGGCGAAGAGATGAAGGTGAATGCCAAGGTCGTCGTGCTCGCCGCGTCGGCCTGCGAGACCGCCCGCATCATGCTCAACTCGAAGTCGGCGAAGTTCCCGCAGGGCCTCGGCAACAGCAGCGGCATGGTCGGCAAGTACCTCACCGACACCACCGGCACCGATGTCGGCGGCTTCCTGCCCGCGCTCGCCGATCAGCCGCGCCACAACTGCGACGGCGTCGGCGGTGCCCACCTCTACATGCCGTGGTGGCTCGACAACAAGAAGCTCGACTTCCCGCGCGGTTATCACATCGAGATCTGGGGCGGGATGGGAATGCCGGGCTACGGCGTCGGCGGCGGGATGCAGAACTACGCCGGCGGCGGTGGCTATGGCGCTTCACTCAAGAGCGATGTCCGCAAGTACTGGGGCACCGGCGTCGGCTTCTCCGGTCGCGGCGAGATGATCCCGAACGAGAAATCATTCTGCGAGATCGATCCGCGCGCCGTCGACCAGTGGGGCATTCCGGTGCTTCGCTTCCACTGGGAGTGGAGCGATTACGAGTACAACCAGGTCAAGCATATGCAGGAGACCTTCCGCACCCTGTTGCAGGAGATGGGCGCGGTGGTTCGCAGCAATATGCCGACCAAGGAACAGGGCTACGGCATCGCCACCGGCGGCTCAATCATCCACGAGCTCGGCTGCGTACGCATGGGGAGCGATCCGAAGGCGAGCGTGCTCAACGAGCATTGTCAGACATGGGACTGCAAGAATGTCTTCGTGGCCGACGGCGGTCCGTTCGTGAGCCAGGCCGACAAGAATCCGACCTGGACCATTCTCGCGCTGTCGATGCGCACCAGCCGCTACATCGCCGAACAGCGGAAGGGAGGGAAGCTGTGA
- a CDS encoding sugar phosphate isomerase/epimerase: MTTRRDFVAASAAALLPLKRVAPLPRALEGPQDRQLGDIGLATITIAKGMTTDPAATLKAVAAIGYATIGLSQLYGRDAPEMRTMIEAAGLRCPVLHCTWADIDSAPMTVVLERAMMLGATYLYVPSVPAELWRKVGGIDRLAGRFNVSAEVAAKVGITLGFHNHADEFALVDGEPAIGRFLSRTEPKRVVVELDCYWVTRAGHDPVAWMNRWPGRIRALHVKDMAPGGAFADVGAGVIDWRRIFRERKRAGVEHVLVEHDSPRDELATAKASFEYLRALRF, encoded by the coding sequence GTGACGACGCGGCGCGATTTCGTTGCTGCCAGCGCGGCGGCCTTGCTGCCGCTCAAACGGGTAGCTCCGCTCCCTCGGGCCCTGGAGGGCCCTCAGGACAGGCAGCTCGGCGACATCGGCCTCGCCACTATCACCATCGCCAAGGGGATGACCACCGACCCGGCCGCGACCCTCAAGGCGGTGGCCGCGATCGGCTACGCCACCATCGGTTTGTCGCAGCTCTACGGCCGCGATGCGCCCGAAATGCGCACGATGATCGAGGCGGCCGGGCTTCGCTGCCCTGTGCTGCATTGCACCTGGGCTGACATCGACAGCGCCCCGATGACCGTCGTGCTTGAGCGAGCCATGATGCTCGGTGCCACCTATCTCTACGTCCCATCCGTGCCGGCGGAACTGTGGCGCAAGGTCGGCGGCATCGATCGCCTCGCGGGTCGCTTCAATGTCTCGGCCGAAGTCGCGGCCAAGGTCGGCATCACCCTCGGTTTTCACAACCACGCCGATGAGTTTGCGTTGGTCGATGGCGAGCCCGCCATCGGACGATTCCTCTCACGGACCGAACCGAAGCGAGTTGTCGTCGAGCTCGATTGCTACTGGGTCACCCGCGCCGGCCACGACCCGGTGGCCTGGATGAATCGCTGGCCTGGCAGGATCCGCGCATTGCACGTCAAGGATATGGCGCCAGGCGGCGCCTTCGCCGATGTCGGTGCCGGCGTCATCGACTGGCGGCGAATCTTCCGCGAGCGGAAGCGCGCCGGCGTCGAGCACGTGCTGGTCGAGCACGACTCGCCCCGCGACGAACTTGCGACCGCCAAGGCGAGCTTTGAGTATCTCCGTGCGCTGCGGTTCTGA
- a CDS encoding GMC family oxidoreductase, producing the protein MARAPYDAIVIGSGISGGWAAKELSEKGLNVLILEAGRSIDPARDFLMNAPAFEFDYRYLGDVRKLTARQSVQRKCYACDEGATQFFVDDVDNPYTTADGKPFDWIRGRQMGGKSIMWGRQCYRWSDLDFGANAKDGHGTDWPVRYKDIAPWYDYVEGYAGISGEKLGLPQLPDGPFLPPMQMSCAEQWVRDGIKTKYSGSRVLTIGRTANLSVAHNGRAACHYCDACHRGCTTAAYFNSVQTTLKDAFATGRCTIRPYSVVHSLVWNEEQGKVTGVRVVDGQTMETLEFNSKIVFLNCSALESTRILLNSKSRSHPEGLGGNSGVLGRYVMDHTMQAGAGGKVPGFLDKTTYGSRPNGVYLARFRNVTDQHPDFLRGYAYQGGGGRSVSGWGRGTSTPGFGADFKNALKQPEYGGWGMSLGGFGECLPNVDNRVSLNPDKVDRWGVPVLHIDVQWRENELKMQQDAMTQAAEMLEAAGVTNVTTYNSHTAPGLTIHEMGGARMGKDPKTSVLNKWNQHWDSKNVFVTDGAAMASSACQNPSITYMAFTARAADYAVRALNRKEL; encoded by the coding sequence ATGGCGCGCGCACCGTACGACGCGATCGTGATCGGCTCCGGCATCAGCGGCGGCTGGGCGGCCAAGGAGTTGAGCGAGAAGGGTCTCAACGTCCTGATTCTCGAAGCCGGCCGGAGCATTGATCCCGCGCGCGACTTCCTGATGAATGCTCCCGCCTTCGAGTTCGACTATCGCTACCTCGGCGATGTCCGCAAGCTCACCGCGCGGCAGTCGGTGCAGCGAAAGTGCTACGCCTGCGACGAAGGCGCGACGCAATTCTTCGTCGACGACGTCGACAACCCGTACACTACCGCCGACGGCAAGCCGTTCGACTGGATCCGCGGTCGGCAGATGGGTGGCAAGTCGATCATGTGGGGCCGTCAGTGTTATCGCTGGAGCGATCTCGATTTCGGCGCCAACGCGAAGGATGGTCACGGCACCGACTGGCCGGTGCGCTACAAGGACATCGCGCCCTGGTATGACTACGTCGAGGGCTACGCCGGCATCTCCGGTGAAAAGCTCGGCCTGCCCCAGCTTCCCGATGGCCCCTTCCTGCCACCGATGCAGATGAGCTGCGCCGAGCAGTGGGTGCGCGACGGCATCAAGACGAAATACAGTGGCAGTCGGGTGCTCACCATCGGACGGACGGCGAATCTCTCGGTCGCCCACAACGGTCGCGCGGCCTGTCACTACTGTGATGCCTGTCATCGCGGCTGCACCACCGCAGCGTACTTCAATTCTGTGCAGACCACACTCAAGGATGCCTTCGCGACGGGGCGCTGCACGATTCGTCCGTACAGCGTGGTGCACTCGCTGGTCTGGAATGAAGAGCAGGGAAAAGTCACCGGCGTGCGTGTCGTTGATGGCCAGACGATGGAGACACTCGAGTTCAACTCGAAGATCGTCTTCCTCAACTGCTCGGCCCTCGAATCGACGCGCATTCTGCTCAACTCGAAGAGCCGTTCGCATCCCGAAGGGCTCGGCGGCAACAGCGGCGTCCTCGGGCGCTATGTGATGGATCACACGATGCAGGCCGGGGCCGGCGGGAAGGTGCCGGGCTTTCTCGACAAGACCACCTACGGGTCGCGACCGAACGGCGTCTACCTCGCTCGCTTCCGCAACGTCACCGACCAGCATCCCGACTTCCTGCGCGGCTACGCCTACCAGGGCGGTGGCGGTCGGTCGGTGTCAGGGTGGGGGCGCGGTACCTCGACGCCGGGCTTCGGCGCCGACTTCAAGAATGCGCTCAAGCAGCCGGAGTATGGTGGCTGGGGGATGTCGCTGGGCGGCTTCGGCGAGTGCCTGCCCAACGTCGACAATCGGGTGAGCCTCAACCCCGACAAGGTCGACCGCTGGGGCGTGCCGGTGCTGCACATCGACGTGCAGTGGCGGGAGAACGAGCTCAAGATGCAGCAGGATGCGATGACTCAGGCCGCCGAAATGCTCGAGGCCGCCGGTGTCACCAATGTCACGACCTACAACAGCCACACCGCCCCGGGGCTCACGATTCACGAGATGGGCGGCGCCCGGATGGGGAAGGATCCCAAGACCTCGGTGCTCAACAAGTGGAATCAGCACTGGGATTCGAAGAACGTCTTTGTGACCGATGGCGCCGCCATGGCGTCTTCAGCGTGTCAGAACCCGTCGATCACCTATATGGCGTTCACGGCTCGCGCGGCAGACTACGCCGTCCGCGCCCTGAACCGGAAGGAGCTCTAG
- a CDS encoding gluconate 2-dehydrogenase subunit 3 family protein translates to MTDSSKFSRREVVTGLAATAGAFLMPSAARATEAAKVSTAARGAAGAVGTAYAPKIYTAHEYATVRALVDEVIPKDAKSGSATDAGVPEFMDTMLDLEPNMRVAHRGGLAWLDHECRRRYAKDFVTCTTAERHAVLDDIAYPAKAKPEFAAGVNWFNSFRDFTATGFFTSEMGVTDIGYMGNTPVMNWDGCPPENYTRLGTQKP, encoded by the coding sequence GTGACCGACTCCTCGAAGTTCTCCCGGCGCGAGGTCGTCACCGGCCTCGCCGCCACTGCCGGCGCCTTCCTGATGCCCAGCGCGGCACGGGCGACGGAAGCAGCGAAGGTATCGACTGCTGCGCGAGGCGCAGCAGGAGCAGTGGGTACGGCCTACGCGCCGAAGATCTACACGGCACACGAGTATGCCACCGTGCGCGCGCTGGTCGACGAGGTGATTCCGAAGGACGCGAAGTCGGGTTCCGCCACCGATGCCGGCGTGCCAGAATTCATGGACACGATGCTCGATCTCGAGCCGAATATGCGCGTCGCCCATCGCGGCGGCCTCGCCTGGCTCGATCACGAGTGTCGTCGTCGCTATGCCAAGGATTTCGTCACCTGCACCACGGCCGAACGGCACGCGGTGCTCGATGACATCGCCTATCCGGCGAAGGCCAAGCCCGAATTCGCCGCCGGCGTCAACTGGTTCAACTCCTTCCGCGACTTCACCGCGACCGGTTTCTTCACCTCCGAAATGGGCGTGACTGACATCGGCTACATGGGGAACACGCCGGTGATGAACTGGGATGGCTGTCCGCCGGAGAATTACACGAGACTCGGTACGCAGAAGCCGTAG
- a CDS encoding AraC family transcriptional regulator, translating to MTQMPFRYAERLPCAALLPWFTTWWEFEVREGAPPMHHVPPDGCTSILVVVAGPIAGMALVTGPWLEPLSVPVFPGTRYLGARLRPGAARTVLGVVPEELVNRSAPAEAMIGELAGRLVGALVRCPDVDAAAAFMEEIFRGEIPRLTMPDPLADRAAIRLMESRGELAIAVLARELQTSERTLLRRFKWATGITPKQFARIRRLLAATWAAVDGVGSWGQIAATAGYADQPHMHHDFVDLTGLKPVEFGSRVLATEHDQVRR from the coding sequence ATGACCCAGATGCCCTTCAGATACGCCGAGCGCCTCCCGTGCGCCGCACTGCTGCCGTGGTTCACGACTTGGTGGGAGTTCGAGGTGCGCGAGGGGGCGCCGCCGATGCACCACGTCCCGCCGGATGGCTGCACCTCGATTCTCGTGGTGGTGGCGGGCCCGATCGCCGGGATGGCCCTGGTAACCGGCCCCTGGCTCGAGCCCCTCTCGGTCCCGGTCTTCCCGGGGACTCGGTACCTCGGTGCCAGGCTGCGCCCGGGTGCTGCTCGCACGGTGCTCGGTGTCGTGCCGGAGGAGTTGGTGAACAGGAGTGCACCAGCGGAGGCGATGATTGGCGAGTTGGCTGGCCGACTTGTTGGCGCCCTGGTGCGCTGCCCGGACGTCGACGCTGCGGCGGCGTTTATGGAGGAGATCTTCCGGGGCGAGATCCCCCGGCTCACGATGCCAGACCCGCTGGCCGATCGTGCAGCGATCCGCCTGATGGAAAGCCGGGGCGAGCTTGCCATCGCCGTGCTCGCCCGGGAACTCCAGACTTCCGAGCGGACGCTGCTCCGACGCTTCAAGTGGGCCACCGGCATCACCCCGAAGCAGTTCGCGCGGATCCGTCGGCTCCTCGCGGCAACCTGGGCCGCGGTCGACGGGGTAGGCTCCTGGGGTCAGATCGCCGCCACCGCAGGCTACGCTGACCAACCACACATGCATCACGATTTCGTCGACCTCACCGGGCTCAAACCGGTCGAGTTCGGCTCGCGAGTGCTCGCCACGGAGCACGACCAGGTCCGGCGCTGA